Below is a genomic region from Vairimorpha necatrix chromosome 1, complete sequence.
ataaacaaaaaataaaattagaacccaatattaatgaatataaatacaatgTAAATGATTATAAAGACATTGTTAAtgattataaacaaaattcaAAGGATAATCAACAAAATATGATAGAAAACTCATATGGTAAATATTACGTCAAATTCCAAGATATTAAACCTATCAAAGACGATGCAGATTATAAACACCTAGATCTAAAAAACAAGCCAACTTCTTATTACAAATCtttattatctttaaaCATACTAGACGAGATCACAGAAATGATTATTgacaattttttacttatttttaatggcGATCAAGAACATTTagactttttattatttcttattaatgAATACTCAACTTATATTGGCAAATACATGTGTgcagaatataaaaatgaagatattTGGAACGTAATTGACATTTACgacattattataaaaaatatgaaaaaacattgtcagcctaaaaaattttcaccTGTCAAAACAAAAGGCAATTTCTTGCAAAAAATTCTTGATTTACAAGTTAGAAATGAAGAAATCTACTATTTcctgttttttattaatagaGAAGcgttttatagaaaatttatggAGATAAACAAGTTAATGAAAGATAGTGAATATTTTCACGGCACTATCTATAATTTACTAACAgattaaaaagtataatATAAGATAGTAAATTAAAATGcaaatatctaaaaagtaataaaatggaaaatttatactaaaatttattgattatattatattacaagtcgaatataaaaaataagatgaAATCTACAACAAATTACAAGACATACACGATAAAAAcacaaatttaattataactaataattcaaaaatttatgtacaTATTTGACTTACTTTtatattagtaaaaaacaaatagcAGATagttttcatattttatcCCCTTTTATGAACTTGAACACTGAATCTTCGTTTACAGTCTCGTCAAGTTATAAATCCCtcaaactttttattaatgaaatagtcaaatctataaaaactGAAGACCAAAATGACAACGAACAACttactaaaatattagacGACATCAATAATATCATTACCTCCACGCCCCTATCTTCAGAAAGAGGCCGATATGCCAATCCCAATGCCAAggaagtttttttaaatatttctaatacTAAATATAACGACATTGaagatttagaaaaatatttgaaaaattcatttgGCAACAGTAAAAGACTTGATTACGGCACAGGACACGAACTAAATTTCCTATGTTTTTGTTATTCAGCAAAATGCGCAAGCATTTTGAGCTTAAATGAGGTCtacaatttatttaaaaaatattggaGTGTTTCTAgacattttatttctaagtTTAACTTAGAACCAGCGGGTTCTAAAGGCTCCTGGTCATTAGATGATTATCAATTGCTTCATTTTGTATTTGGCGCGGCCCAAGGAGGTtatgtttttgataaattaattttaagtaCTAGGAGTTTAGTAACTAGAAATTTGAAGACAATAGaagattatataaatttgtatgaTAGAGAAGTATTAATGAGGAATGTGGTTACTAAAAGTTTCATTTATAGTAGATATTTAGCTAAATAATCTGATTAAATAtctcttttatattttaattaggAATATGgtttatatgtaaattgTCACTTATATATATCGCAAATGAAACTAATATgactaaatatttttaaaaatctcCTTTatagttatatttttaaattgacATAAAtgttaattaaaataaaccaATATAacttaaataaaacaaaccataaaaatttataaaattcataaatatttaaatgataaatttcctttattaatttagaAATCAGCATCAAGTGCGAATGAGTCATTTCCATTTTCGACTCCTACAAATGCTTTCTGATATTGCGACTCACGTTTATCAAAGAAGTTTGTCTTGCCTACAAGACTAATATTTTCCATAAAATCAAATGGATTTGCTGTGTTCCAATATTTTTCCAAACCAAGATTAATTAGAAGTCGATCAGCTACAAATTCAATGTATTCACACATGAGTTTACAATTCATACCTATTAAATTTACTGGTAAACTTACGCTTAAAAATTCCTTCTCGATCTCAACAGCTTCTTTTACTATGTCTAGAATGTATGGCGACTTATTAGTCAAGTATTTGTTGAGTAAACAAGCGAAATCGCAGTGTAATCCTTCGTCTCTAGAAATAAGTTCATTAGAAAATGTCAGACCGGGCATTAAACCTCTATTTTTAAGCCAGAAAATAGAGGCGAATGCGCCAGAAAAGAATATTCCTTCTACGCATGCAAAGGCTATGACACGAGTGGAAAAAGTACTATTTTGATCATTAATCCATTTCAAGGCCCAGTCCGCCTTCTTTTTAATGCACGGTATAGTAGAAATAGCATTGAaaagatgttttttttcatcGCTGTCTGTAATATAAGCATCAATAAGCAGAGAATACATTTCACtatgaatattttctatagCCACTTGAAATCCATAAAAGCATTTAGCTTCAAGTACTGTAACTTCAGTTATAAATCTCTCAACCAGATTAGCATTTACAATACCATCGGAAGCTGCGAAAAATgctaaaatattagaaatgaAGTACCTCTCATTATCATTTAACGATAACCAGTCATTTCTATCAGCAGTCAAATCAACCTCTTCAACTGTCCAGAATGAAGATTCGgcttttttatacatttgCCAAATATcatgatattttataggAAATAAGACGAatctttcttcttttgGGTCAAGTAATAATTCGacaaattttgatttttttaattctttttcttctaaCGAATCCGttatttctatattatttttaattgccATTAAGGggtaaatgaaaaaaaattcttataaacaaatacgaaagatttttttgtaattggagggaaaaaataatacaaaaataatatccGTTAAACtagtattaatttaaaaaactataagTTCATTAAGTTGACTGTAAATCAAAAAAGTTTGTtgtttaaacaaattataaatttattttaaattttgaaagtaatataatttttgatattttaaaggatcgtaaatatataaatatgtcAATAATCTCAACTCTAAATTATATACTGTAGTAAGATATCTAATAGgatgtaaaatattaaaagtacATTTACAATGCAAAAAGATTAAGAAACTATAGAAATTAacttatatgttttttataaacgtAATCTAGATTAT
It encodes:
- a CDS encoding ribonucleoside-diphosphate reductase subunit M2 (RIR2); this translates as MAIKNNIEITDSLEEKELKKSKFVELLLDPKEERFVLFPIKYHDIWQMYKKAESSFWTVEEVDLTADRNDWLSLNDNERYFISNILAFFAASDGIVNANLVERFITEVTVLEAKCFYGFQVAIENIHSEMYSLLIDAYITDSDEKKHLFNAISTIPCIKKKADWALKWINDQNSTFSTRVIAFACVEGIFFSGAFASIFWLKNRGLMPGLTFSNELISRDEGLHCDFACLLNKYLTNKSPYILDIVKEAVEIEKEFLSVSLPVNLIGMNCKLMCEYIEFVADRLLINLGLEKYWNTANPFDFMENISLVGKTNFFDKRESQYQKAFVGVENGNDSFALDADF
- a CDS encoding serine/threonine-protein phosphatase 2A activator (PTPA) codes for the protein MNLNTESSFTVSSSYKSLKLFINEIVKSIKTEDQNDNEQLTKILDDINNIITSTPLSSERGRYANPNAKEVFLNISNTKYNDIEDLEKYLKNSFGNSKRLDYGTGHELNFLCFCYSAKCASILSLNEVYNLFKKYWSVSRHFISKFNLEPAGSKGSWSLDDYQLLHFVFGAAQGGYVFDKLILSTRSLVTRNLKTIEDYINLYDREVLMRNVVTKSFIYSRYLAK